The sequence below is a genomic window from Labilithrix sp..
CGAGGGCCTCACCGGCGAGGTCACGACGAAGCGCCGCGAGCCGATCGCCGGCGCCAAGGTGACGCTCCAGACCGAGGCCGGCGTCCGCCACGCGCGCACGAACAAGGAGGGCGTCTACACGTTCGGCGAGATCGCGCCCGGCCCCGCGCGCCTGCGCGTCCGCGCGGCGGGTCGCGCGCCGGCGGAGCGCGCGGTGACGATCGAGGAGCGCGGCGGCCGCAAGCCGAGCGAGGTGCCGCGCGTCGAGCTCGCGGAGGAGGCGATCGTGGAGGGCGTCGTCGTCGACACGCGCGGCGATCCCGTCGCGGGCGCGCGCGTGGCGAAGGACTCGGTCCCGACCTACTTGCCCGTCGGCGCGGCGCCCACCGGCATGGCGGTGACGGACGGCAAGGGCCGCTTCCGCCTCACCGAGCTCGCGGAGGGGATGATCACGCTCGAGGCGTACGCCGCCGACATCGGGCGGACGCGCAAATCCGAGATCCGCGCGTGGGCGGGGCGCACGACCGACGGCGTGAAGCTGGTGATCGCGCGCGGGAGCGAGGCGTCGTCGCGCGAGCCGGTCGCGACCGGCGGCGTCGCGGTGACGCTCGGCGAGACGGACACGCAGGAGGTCGTCGTCGTCGCGGTGACGGAGGGGAGCGAAGCGGAGCGCGGCGGCCTCGCGGTCGACGACGTGCTGGTCGACGTCGGCGGCGCGCACGTGACGACGATCGCGGAGGCGCGCGCCCGCCTCTCGGGCCCGGTCAACGACGACGTCCTGATCCGCCTGAAGCGCGGCGACCGCGCCCTCACCCTCCGCGTCCCCCGCGAACCCGTCCGCCGCTGACCCGCCCCTCTCGGGGGGTCTGGGGGCGCGGAGCGCGCCCCGCGCGCGACGGCCCCCAGCGGGAGAGCTCGAGAGGGCAGCGCCCTCTCGAAACTAGGGAACCCGACGGAACACGATCGTCTGGGTCTGGTCGACGTGCCAGGTCATTTGATCGGCCTTCTCGGTGAAGGTGAAGGTCTCCGTCGCGGCCTGATCGGTGTGGATGACGAGGGTCGCGCCCTCTTCCTTGTCGACGACGTACGTGGCGGGTCCGCTGCGGCCCGCTTGAGTTTGGACCGCGATCTGGTTGCCCTGCGCGATGATCTCCGTGCTCAGCGCGAAGGCCGTCGCGTTCGCCTGCGCGCTCGGGTCGACGCCCTCGGCGCGGATGCCCTTCCAATGGCCCTCGAGTCGCTTGGAGCCCGAAGGCTTGCAAGCGGCGAGAGCGAGGAGGGTCCCGAGGAGGACGAGCTTGCGCATCGCGCGGACGCACAGACTATCTTAGTCAGGTCGCGCTGAGATAAAGATCGGGTCAGTGCACGCGCTCCAGGATCCGTTCGGCATCGCGGGCGTCGTGCTCGAAGGGCAGTACCGCGTCGATCGGATGGTCGGTGAAGGCGGCTTCGGCGCCGTGTACCGCGGGCACCACCTCACGCTCGATCAGCCGATCGCGATCAAGCTCCTGAAGGGGCTCGACGGCGGCGACGCGCGCGTCAACGCGCTCGTGCTCGAGAAGTTCCGCGCCGAGGCGCGCCTCCTCTACACGCTGTCGCAGTCGTCGCTCAACATCGTGCGCGCGCTCGACTTCAACGCGACCACGACGCCGGCCGGGGTCTGGGCGCCGTTCACGGTGCTCGAGTGGCTCGAGGGCCGCTCGCTCGAGGACGACCTCGAGGAGCGGCAGCGGCAGGGCCTCGGCGGACGCTCGATCCAGGAGGCGCTGACGATCCTCGCTCCGGTCGCGGAGGGGCTCGGCGTCGCGCACAAACACCAGGTCGCGCATCGCGACATCAAGCCCGCCAACGTGTTCCTCGTGAACGGCGGGCGGGTGAAGGTCCTCGACTTCGGGATCGCGAAGATCGTGTCGGAGGCGGAGGCGGGGCTCACCCGCGGCACGCTCGGCTCGTTCACGTGGCTCTACGCCGCGCCGGAGCAGCTCGATCCGCGCGTCGGCGCGACCGGGCTCG
It includes:
- a CDS encoding serine/threonine protein kinase, which codes for MHALQDPFGIAGVVLEGQYRVDRMVGEGGFGAVYRGHHLTLDQPIAIKLLKGLDGGDARVNALVLEKFRAEARLLYTLSQSSLNIVRALDFNATTTPAGVWAPFTVLEWLEGRSLEDDLEERQRQGLGGRSIQEALTILAPVAEGLGVAHKHQVAHRDIKPANVFLVNGGRVKVLDFGIAKIVSEAEAGLTRGTLGSFTWLYAAPEQLDPRVGATGLATDVYGFALLVTEILTGRAPIEANDVVGVMRTAMDTTRRPTPRTRGANVTDELEAICARALAVDPKNRFADIEQLWVALSSAAKTRSATTMQRPITVGQGANPLAATNVAPSGPRPSMPSAAMWTPPPPTPPGFGARGPAPPQQPWPSGPPIGTPPPGAHPAWMRRLPVRPPEGMGAGTITLLIIAVVLTLFISTCAMCGVIAGAAEGG